The Deltaproteobacteria bacterium GWA2_45_12 genome window below encodes:
- a CDS encoding excinuclease ABC subunit A, whose protein sequence is MEPKYIFVKGARQHNLKNIDVKIPRNQLVVITGLSGSGKSSLAFDTIYAEGQRRYVESLSAYARQFLEQMGKPDVDFIEGLSPAISIEQKAASHNPRSTVGTVTEIYDYLRLLFARIGKVYCHECGKPITAQTITQMVDRVMELPEGTKLFLLAPIVRARKGEYHRELNDLKKQGFSRVRIDDVDYELDATPILDKKKKHTIELFVDRLVLKKGLEQRLADSFETAVKFSGGLVKVEVLSDKTHFLFSTRNACVDCGISYPEIEPQLFSFNSPQGACPTCDGLGHKMFFDPELVVPNPNLSLREGAIAPWAGKSAVYYTQVFISLAKHYSFNILTSFKDLPKKIRDVLMFGSGEEEIQFSIEKGEGRHYYKAPFEGVIASLSRKYQEATGDWFREELEKFMNIQPCPACDGSRLKKESLSIRIGNKNIHELTAQSTLNLKSWFKEISWTKTEMVIAKRILKELEERLGFLVDVGLDYLTLDRASSTLSGGEAQRIRLASQIGSSLMGVMYVLDEPSIGLHQRDNDRLIATLKKLRDLGNTVLVVEHDEDTICQADHVIDMGPGAGSHGGHIVAQGSPQAIEKNKNSLTGQYLSGKKEIPIPSKRRTFGSKKIILKEARCHNLKNVDVPIPLGMLVGITGVSGSGKSSLINDTLYPALCQHLYHSRMICGPYSGIEGLDHIDKVVNIDQSPIGRTPRSNPATYTGLFSPLRDLFAELPESKARGYRPGRYSFNVKGGRCEACEGDGVIRIEMHFLPDVYVQCDQCHGRRYNRETLEIQYKGKNISEILSMTVEQGSDFLKNIPSVHDKLATLIEVGLDYIELGQSATTLSGGEAQRIKLAKELSKRATGRTLYILDEPTTGLHFEDILKLLHVLNKLVDAGNTVIVIEHNLDVIKSCDYLIDLGPEGGDRGGNIVAVGTPEEIAKNKNSFTGHYLKKIL, encoded by the coding sequence ATGGAACCCAAATACATCTTTGTCAAAGGGGCGCGGCAGCATAATTTAAAAAATATCGATGTCAAAATCCCGCGCAATCAACTGGTGGTGATTACCGGCCTTTCCGGCTCGGGCAAATCATCCCTGGCTTTTGACACCATTTATGCCGAAGGTCAGCGAAGGTATGTCGAATCACTTTCGGCCTATGCCCGCCAGTTTCTTGAACAAATGGGAAAGCCCGATGTGGATTTTATTGAAGGCCTCTCCCCTGCCATTTCCATTGAGCAAAAGGCCGCCAGCCATAACCCGCGATCCACCGTGGGGACTGTCACCGAAATTTATGATTATCTCCGGCTGCTTTTTGCCCGGATAGGAAAAGTCTATTGCCATGAATGCGGCAAACCCATTACCGCCCAAACAATTACACAAATGGTTGACCGGGTTATGGAGTTGCCTGAGGGGACAAAACTTTTTCTGCTTGCCCCCATCGTGCGGGCCCGAAAAGGGGAATATCACAGGGAATTAAACGATCTTAAAAAACAGGGGTTTTCACGTGTGCGTATCGACGATGTTGATTACGAATTGGATGCCACTCCCATCCTCGACAAAAAAAAGAAGCACACCATTGAATTGTTTGTTGATCGGTTGGTCCTAAAAAAAGGATTGGAACAGCGTCTGGCCGATTCTTTTGAAACGGCGGTCAAGTTTTCAGGCGGGCTGGTCAAGGTGGAAGTACTTTCCGACAAAACCCATTTTTTGTTTTCAACACGCAATGCCTGTGTGGATTGCGGTATTAGCTATCCGGAAATTGAGCCCCAGCTTTTTTCTTTTAATAGCCCCCAAGGGGCCTGCCCTACCTGCGATGGTTTGGGGCATAAAATGTTTTTTGATCCGGAACTGGTGGTCCCCAATCCCAATCTGTCCCTTCGAGAAGGGGCCATTGCCCCATGGGCGGGCAAGTCCGCTGTTTATTACACTCAGGTTTTTATATCGCTGGCCAAACATTATTCTTTTAATATTCTCACCTCCTTTAAAGATCTCCCCAAAAAAATCCGTGATGTTCTCATGTTCGGTTCCGGCGAGGAGGAAATCCAGTTTTCCATCGAAAAAGGCGAAGGGCGGCATTATTACAAGGCCCCTTTTGAAGGGGTTATTGCAAGCCTTTCGCGCAAATATCAGGAGGCAACGGGAGACTGGTTTCGCGAAGAGTTGGAAAAATTCATGAATATCCAACCCTGCCCCGCTTGTGATGGAAGCCGCCTGAAAAAAGAATCCCTGAGCATTCGCATTGGAAATAAAAACATCCACGAACTGACGGCACAATCCACACTCAATTTGAAATCATGGTTTAAAGAAATTTCGTGGACCAAAACCGAAATGGTGATTGCCAAGCGTATCTTGAAAGAATTGGAAGAGCGCCTCGGTTTTTTGGTGGATGTGGGACTGGATTATCTTACTTTGGATCGCGCCTCCTCTACTCTTTCCGGAGGGGAGGCCCAGCGCATACGCTTGGCCAGTCAAATTGGTTCCTCTCTTATGGGGGTCATGTATGTGCTTGATGAACCAAGCATAGGATTGCATCAACGTGACAATGACCGCCTGATTGCCACACTTAAAAAATTACGTGATCTTGGAAATACGGTTTTGGTCGTGGAACATGATGAAGACACCATTTGCCAGGCTGATCATGTCATTGATATGGGGCCGGGGGCTGGGAGTCATGGAGGGCATATTGTGGCTCAAGGCTCCCCCCAGGCCATTGAAAAAAACAAGAATTCATTAACGGGCCAATATCTTTCCGGAAAAAAAGAAATTCCCATTCCTTCCAAGCGCCGTACCTTTGGTTCCAAAAAAATTATTCTTAAAGAAGCCCGTTGTCATAATTTAAAGAATGTTGATGTCCCCATTCCTTTGGGAATGCTTGTGGGAATTACAGGAGTGTCGGGTTCCGGCAAATCATCTTTGATTAATGACACCCTCTACCCTGCCCTTTGTCAGCATTTGTATCATTCGCGCATGATCTGTGGCCCCTACTCGGGAATTGAAGGATTAGACCACATTGATAAAGTGGTTAACATTGATCAATCTCCCATTGGCCGCACGCCACGCTCCAACCCGGCAACCTATACAGGTTTGTTCTCTCCTCTCCGTGATTTATTTGCGGAACTCCCTGAGTCAAAGGCCCGTGGCTACAGGCCGGGACGTTATTCTTTTAATGTCAAAGGGGGGCGTTGCGAAGCCTGCGAAGGGGATGGTGTTATCCGTATTGAAATGCATTTTTTGCCCGATGTTTATGTGCAGTGCGATCAATGTCACGGCCGGCGTTATAATCGGGAGACTTTGGAAATTCAGTATAAAGGAAAAAATATTTCAGAAATTTTGAGCATGACGGTGGAACAAGGGTCCGATTTTTTAAAAAACATCCCGTCCGTCCATGATAAATTGGCCACCTTGATTGAAGTGGGGCTTGATTACATCGAACTGGGACAATCAGCCACCACCCTTTCAGGGGGTGAAGCGCAAAGAATCAAACTGGCCAAAGAACTTTCCAAGCGTGCCACTGGCCGCACCCTTTATATTTTGGATGAACCCACCACAGGGCTTCATTTTGAGGACATTTTAAAGCTTCTTCATGTTTTGAATAAATTGGTGGATGCAGGAAACACCGTTATTGTCATTGAGCACAATCTGGATGTCATCAAATCATGCGATTATTTAATTGATTTGGGTCCTGAAGGTGGGGATCGAGGTGGAAATATTGTTGCCGTGGGAACACCTGAAGAAATTGCCAAAAATAAAAATTCATTTACAGGGCATTATTTGAAGAAGATTTTGTAA